A genomic region of Vitis vinifera cultivar Pinot Noir 40024 chromosome 7, ASM3070453v1 contains the following coding sequences:
- the LOC100245777 gene encoding disease resistance protein RUN1 isoform X1 yields the protein MASTSAQMASDSSPFDLRWTHDVFLSFRGEDTRYDFTDHLYNALVGKGIITFRDEKLKRGEKIAPKLLNAIEKSRSSIVVFSKTYADSRWCLDELAKIIECSRKYRQIVFPIFYHVDPSDVRKQTGRFGEAFTKYEENWKNKVQSWREALTEAGNLSGWHVNEGYESEHIKKITTTIANRILNCKPLFVGDNLVGMDSHFKKISLGLHMESNDVHMVGICGIGGIGKTTIARYIYNQISQGFECNSFLEDAKKVYKKKGLARLQKLLLNDIQKGENSKISNIQQGAQVIQNSLYHRKALIVLDDVDDDMDNLDFLVGNHAWYGEGSRIIITTRDKRCLTMLNVNYVYNVEGLDSNEAFELFSRHAFRSNLPKEDFRIFLNPVINYCEGLPLALKVLGSLLCGKTKGEWTSELHKLEKEPEMKIHNVLKISFDGLDTTQQMILLDIACFFQGEDKDFASKIWDGYELYGEINIGVLLERCLITISYNRLRMHGLIEKMCKKIVREQHGKDTSKWSRLWNPDDIYYAFVSEEGMENVETISLDLSRSKEKWFNTKIVAQMKKVFPKMKNLRLLKVYYSLGDAHEMSLPKDFEFPPNLNYLHWEDLVSSLLKVYYSLGDAHEMSLPKDFEFPPNLNYLHWEGLVSLPSNFHGEKLVAINLKSSNIKELLKGEKCLAELKFIDLSNSQQLIKIPKFSRMPKLEKLNLEGCVSFSRLHSSIGTFSEMNFLTELNFSESGIRELPISIGSLTSLETLNLSKCSKFEKFPDIFFVNMRHLKMLRLSRSGIKELPTSIQCLEALESLWLSGCSNFEKFPEIQKNMENLRILDLDDTLIKELSCLIGHVPRLGSLNLGKCKNLRSVPTSILQLESLRVCSLSHCSNLEIFPEIMEDMEHSKGLSLRESAITELPSSIRLDLSNCENLETLLNSIGMTYVSHLVVRNCPKLHKLPDSLRSMQLKQLDVSCCNLMAGAIPDDLWCLFSLVELNVSGNNIDCIPGGIIRLSRLHTLIMNHCLMLKEIPELPSSLRRIEAYGCPLLETLSSDAKHPLWSSLPNCLKSHIQDIDLPKKSDWMRNRVHVIIPGSRGIPEWISHKSMRDEITIDLPKNWYEDNNFLGFALFSHYPPVDDDRVSSDGLRLLISDGDQFGHVETINFIPYWSLDMNSLRLPFADPALMVVYFPQIAISSEYRSNRWNKFKTRFSALPFPYRVYNAAFKVKSCGIHLIYDHGQDHPQQSLQLFNVKRSHDDTEDHPHV from the exons ATGGCTTCCACAAGCGCTCAAATGGCATCTGATTCTTCTCCTTTCGACCTTAGATGGACTCATGACGTGTTCTTGAGTTTTAGAGGGGAAGACACCCGTTACGATTTCACTGATCACTTATATAATGCTTTGGTTGGAAAAGGCATTATAACTTTCAGAGATGAGAAACTTaagagaggagaaaaaattGCGCCAAAGCTTCTAAATGCTATTGAAAAATCAAGATCTTCCATTGTTGTTTTCTCAAAAACTTATGCTGATTCAAGATGGTGCCTAGACGAGCTTGCAAAGATCATCGAGTGCAGCCGGAAATATAGGCAAATAGTATTCCCAATTTTCTACCATGTGGATCCATCGGATGTACGTAAACAAACAGGGAGGTTTGGAGAAGCATTCACCAAGTATGAAGAAAATTGGAAGAACAAGGTACAAAGTTGGAGGGAGGCCTTGACTGAAGCAGGCAATCTTTCTGGATGGCATGTAAACGAGGG GTATGAATCAGAGCATATCAAGAAAATTACTACCACCATCGCCAATAGAATATTGAATTGTAAACCCTTGTTTGTTGGGGATAATTTAGTTGGAATGGattcccattttaaaaaaataagtttgggATTGCATATGGAGTCAAATGATGTTCACATGGTTGGGATATGTGGAATTGGCGGAATAGGTAAAACAACCATTgctagatatatatataatcaaatttctCAGGGATTTGAATGTAATAGCTTCCTTGAAGATGCCAAAaaggtttacaaaaaaaaaggtctaGCTCGTTTACAAAAGCTACTTCTTAATGATATCCAAAAGGGAGAAAATTCAAAGATAAGCAACATTCAACAAGGAGCCCAGGTGATACAAAATAGTCTTTACCATCGAAAGGCTCTTATTGTTTTagatgatgttgatgatgatatggataatttagattttttagTTGGAAATCATGCTTGGTATGGTGAAGGAAGTAGAATCATCATCACAACTAGAGATAAACGATGCCTAACTATGCTTAATGTGAATTACGTATATAATGTTGAAGGACTAGATTCCAATGAAGCATTTGAGCTCTTTAGTCGACATGCCTTTCGATCAAATCTTCCAAAAGAggattttagaattttcttaaATCCGGTGATAAATTATTGTGAAGGTCTTCCATTAGCTTTGAAAGTTTTGGGTTCTCTTTTATGTGGCAAGACAAAAGGTGAATGGACAAGTGAACTACACAAATTGGAAAAAGAACCTGAAATGAAGATTCATAATGTGCTTAAAATAAGCTTTGATGGATTAGACACTACACAACAAATGATACTTCTTGACATTGCTTGTTTTTTTCAAGGTGAAGATAAAGACTTTGCTTCAAAAATATGGGACGGTTATGAGTTGTATGGTGAAATAAATATAGGAGTTCTATTGGAGAGATGTCTTATAACTATCTCATACAATAGGCTACGTATGCATGGTTTGATCGAGAAAATGTGCAAGAAAATTGTTCGAGAACAACATGGCAAAGACACTAGCAAATGGAGCAGATTATGGAATCCGGATGATATCTATTATGCGTTTGTAAGTGAAGAG GGGATGGAAAATGTTGAAACCATTTCTCTAGACCTGTctagatcaaaagaaaaatggttCAACACAAAAATAGTTGCTCAGATGAAGAAAGTGTTTCCCAAGATGAAGAACCTTAGATTGCTCAAAGTCTATTATAGTCTTGGTGATGCGCATGAAATGTCTCTTCCTAAAGACTTTGAATTTCCTCCTAATTTAAACTATCTTCATTGGGAAGATTTAGTGTCTTCATTGCTCAAAGTCTATTATAGTCTTGGTGATGCGCATGAAATGTCTCTTCCTAAAGACTTTGAATTTCCTCCTAATTTAAACTATCTTCATTGGGAAGGTTTAGTGTCTTTGCCTTCAAATTTTCATGGAGAGAAGCTTGTTGCAATCAACTTGAAGTCTAGCAACATAAAAGAACTTTTGAAAGGGGAGAAG TGTCTTGCAGAATTGAAGTTCATTGATCTAAGTAACTCACAACAGCTCATCAAAATACCGAAATTCTCAAGGATGCCAAAATTGGAGAAACTTAATCTTGAAGGTTGTGTAAGCTTCAGCAGACTTCATTCATCTATTGGTACATTTTCTGAGATGAATTTTTTGACAGAGCTTAATTTTAGTGAGAGTGGAATTAGAGAACTCCCAATCAGCATTGGGTCCTTGACATCTCTTGAAACTCTTAATCTCTCAAAGTGTTCAAAGTTTGAGAAATTCCCTGATATTTTCTTTGTGAATATGAGACATTTAAAGATGCTTCGGTTATCTCGTAGTGGTATTAAAGAACTCCCAACTAGCATTCAGTGCTTAGAGGCTCTTGAAAGTCTGTGGCTCAGTGGTTGCTCAAATTTTGAGAAGTTCCCTGAGATCCAAAAGAATATGGAAAATCTGCGTATTCTTGATCTAGATGATACTCTTATTAAAGAATTATCTTGCTTGATAGGTCATGTTCCCCGACTTGGATCCTTAAATTTGGGTAAATGCAAAAACTTGAGGAGTGTTCCAACCAGCATTTTACAGTTGGAATCCCTGCGCGTCTGCTCTCTCAGTCATTGTTCAAATCTAGAGATTTTTCCGGAGATCATGGAGGATATGGAACATTCAAAAGGCCTTTCTTTACGTGAATCAGCTATAACAGAGCTGCCATCATCAATTAGGTTGGACTTGAGCAATTGTGAGAACCTTGAGACTCTTCTAAACAGCATTGGTATGACGTATGTTAGTCATCTTGTTGTTCGTAACTGTCCAAAGCTCCACAAATTGCCCGACAGTCTGAGAAGCATGCAGTTAAAACAACTAGATGTAAGTTGTTGCAATCTGATGGCAGGAGCAATCCCCGATGATTTATGGTGCTTGTTCTCATTGGTAGAGTTAAATGTGAGTGGAAACAATATTGATTGCATACCTGGTGGCATCATTCGTCTTTCTCGGTTGCATACCCTTATCATGAATCACTGCTTGATGCTTAAAGAAATTCCAGAGCTTCCATCAAGTCTAAGACGGATAGAAGCATATGGTTGTCCACTCCTGGAAACTTTATCAAGTGATGCAAAGCATCCACTCTGGTCCTCTCTTCCCAACTGCTTAAAATCACACATTCAG GACATAGACCTCCCAAAGAAGTCAGACTGGATGCGCAACCGTGTACATGTTATTATTCCAGGAAGTAGAGGAATACCAGAGTGGATAAGTCATAAGAGTATGAGAGATGAAATAACAATAGATCTCCCAAAGAATTGGTATGAAGATAACAACTTCTTGGGATTTGCTTTATTCTCTCATTATCCTCCAGTTGATGATGATCGTGTTTCATCTGATGGTCTTCGATTGTTGATATCCGATGGTGATCAATTTGGACACGTGGAGACGATAAATTTTATTCCGTATTGGAGTCTAGACATGAATAGCCTCAGATTGCCATTTGCAGATCCAGCATTGATGGTGGTCTATTTCCCTCAGATTGCCATTTCAAGTGAGTATCGATCCAATAGGTGGAACAAGTTTAAGACTAGATTTTCGGCCCTTCCCTTTCCGTATCGGGTCTATAATGCAGCTTTCAAAGTGAAAAGTTGTGGGATCCATCTCATATATGACCATGGCCAAGATCACCCTCAACAGAGCCTTCAACTATTCAATGTCAAAAGAAGCCATGATGATACAGAGGATCACCCACATGTCTAG
- the LOC100245777 gene encoding disease resistance protein RUN1 isoform X3, whose amino-acid sequence MASTSAQMASDSSPFDLRWTHDVFLSFRGEDTRYDFTDHLYNALVGKGIITFRDEKLKRGEKIAPKLLNAIEKSRSSIVVFSKTYADSRWCLDELAKIIECSRKYRQIVFPIFYHVDPSDVRKQTGRFGEAFTKYEENWKNKVQSWREALTEAGNLSGWHVNEGYESEHIKKITTTIANRILNCKPLFVGDNLVGMDSHFKKISLGLHMESNDVHMVGICGIGGIGKTTIARYIYNQISQGFECNSFLEDAKKVYKKKGLARLQKLLLNDIQKGENSKISNIQQGAQVIQNSLYHRKALIVLDDVDDDMDNLDFLVGNHAWYGEGSRIIITTRDKRCLTMLNVNYVYNVEGLDSNEAFELFSRHAFRSNLPKEDFRIFLNPVINYCEGLPLALKVLGSLLCGKTKGEWTSELHKLEKEPEMKIHNVLKISFDGLDTTQQMILLDIACFFQGEDKDFASKIWDGYELYGEINIGVLLERCLITISYNRLRMHGLIEKMCKKIVREQHGKDTSKWSRLWNPDDIYYAFVSEEGMENVETISLDLSRSKEKWFNTKIVAQMKKVFPKMKNLRLLKVYYSLGDAHEMSLPKDFEFPPNLNYLHWEDLVSSLLKVYYSLGDAHEMSLPKDFEFPPNLNYLHWEGLVSLPSNFHGEKLVAINLKSSNIKELLKGEKCLAELKFIDLSNSQQLIKIPKFSRMPKLEKLNLEGCVSFSRLHSSIGHVPRLGSLNLGKCKNLRSVPTSILQLESLRVCSLSHCSNLEIFPEIMEDMEHSKGLSLRESAITELPSSIRLDLSNCENLETLLNSIGMTYVSHLVVRNCPKLHKLPDSLRSMQLKQLDVSCCNLMAGAIPDDLWCLFSLVELNVSGNNIDCIPGGIIRLSRLHTLIMNHCLMLKEIPELPSSLRRIEAYGCPLLETLSSDAKHPLWSSLPNCLKSHIQDIDLPKKSDWMRNRVHVIIPGSRGIPEWISHKSMRDEITIDLPKNWYEDNNFLGFALFSHYPPVDDDRVSSDGLRLLISDGDQFGHVETINFIPYWSLDMNSLRLPFADPALMVVYFPQIAISSEYRSNRWNKFKTRFSALPFPYRVYNAAFKVKSCGIHLIYDHGQDHPQQSLQLFNVKRSHDDTEDHPHV is encoded by the exons ATGGCTTCCACAAGCGCTCAAATGGCATCTGATTCTTCTCCTTTCGACCTTAGATGGACTCATGACGTGTTCTTGAGTTTTAGAGGGGAAGACACCCGTTACGATTTCACTGATCACTTATATAATGCTTTGGTTGGAAAAGGCATTATAACTTTCAGAGATGAGAAACTTaagagaggagaaaaaattGCGCCAAAGCTTCTAAATGCTATTGAAAAATCAAGATCTTCCATTGTTGTTTTCTCAAAAACTTATGCTGATTCAAGATGGTGCCTAGACGAGCTTGCAAAGATCATCGAGTGCAGCCGGAAATATAGGCAAATAGTATTCCCAATTTTCTACCATGTGGATCCATCGGATGTACGTAAACAAACAGGGAGGTTTGGAGAAGCATTCACCAAGTATGAAGAAAATTGGAAGAACAAGGTACAAAGTTGGAGGGAGGCCTTGACTGAAGCAGGCAATCTTTCTGGATGGCATGTAAACGAGGG GTATGAATCAGAGCATATCAAGAAAATTACTACCACCATCGCCAATAGAATATTGAATTGTAAACCCTTGTTTGTTGGGGATAATTTAGTTGGAATGGattcccattttaaaaaaataagtttgggATTGCATATGGAGTCAAATGATGTTCACATGGTTGGGATATGTGGAATTGGCGGAATAGGTAAAACAACCATTgctagatatatatataatcaaatttctCAGGGATTTGAATGTAATAGCTTCCTTGAAGATGCCAAAaaggtttacaaaaaaaaaggtctaGCTCGTTTACAAAAGCTACTTCTTAATGATATCCAAAAGGGAGAAAATTCAAAGATAAGCAACATTCAACAAGGAGCCCAGGTGATACAAAATAGTCTTTACCATCGAAAGGCTCTTATTGTTTTagatgatgttgatgatgatatggataatttagattttttagTTGGAAATCATGCTTGGTATGGTGAAGGAAGTAGAATCATCATCACAACTAGAGATAAACGATGCCTAACTATGCTTAATGTGAATTACGTATATAATGTTGAAGGACTAGATTCCAATGAAGCATTTGAGCTCTTTAGTCGACATGCCTTTCGATCAAATCTTCCAAAAGAggattttagaattttcttaaATCCGGTGATAAATTATTGTGAAGGTCTTCCATTAGCTTTGAAAGTTTTGGGTTCTCTTTTATGTGGCAAGACAAAAGGTGAATGGACAAGTGAACTACACAAATTGGAAAAAGAACCTGAAATGAAGATTCATAATGTGCTTAAAATAAGCTTTGATGGATTAGACACTACACAACAAATGATACTTCTTGACATTGCTTGTTTTTTTCAAGGTGAAGATAAAGACTTTGCTTCAAAAATATGGGACGGTTATGAGTTGTATGGTGAAATAAATATAGGAGTTCTATTGGAGAGATGTCTTATAACTATCTCATACAATAGGCTACGTATGCATGGTTTGATCGAGAAAATGTGCAAGAAAATTGTTCGAGAACAACATGGCAAAGACACTAGCAAATGGAGCAGATTATGGAATCCGGATGATATCTATTATGCGTTTGTAAGTGAAGAG GGGATGGAAAATGTTGAAACCATTTCTCTAGACCTGTctagatcaaaagaaaaatggttCAACACAAAAATAGTTGCTCAGATGAAGAAAGTGTTTCCCAAGATGAAGAACCTTAGATTGCTCAAAGTCTATTATAGTCTTGGTGATGCGCATGAAATGTCTCTTCCTAAAGACTTTGAATTTCCTCCTAATTTAAACTATCTTCATTGGGAAGATTTAGTGTCTTCATTGCTCAAAGTCTATTATAGTCTTGGTGATGCGCATGAAATGTCTCTTCCTAAAGACTTTGAATTTCCTCCTAATTTAAACTATCTTCATTGGGAAGGTTTAGTGTCTTTGCCTTCAAATTTTCATGGAGAGAAGCTTGTTGCAATCAACTTGAAGTCTAGCAACATAAAAGAACTTTTGAAAGGGGAGAAG TGTCTTGCAGAATTGAAGTTCATTGATCTAAGTAACTCACAACAGCTCATCAAAATACCGAAATTCTCAAGGATGCCAAAATTGGAGAAACTTAATCTTGAAGGTTGTGTAAGCTTCAGCAGACTTCATTCATCTATTG GTCATGTTCCCCGACTTGGATCCTTAAATTTGGGTAAATGCAAAAACTTGAGGAGTGTTCCAACCAGCATTTTACAGTTGGAATCCCTGCGCGTCTGCTCTCTCAGTCATTGTTCAAATCTAGAGATTTTTCCGGAGATCATGGAGGATATGGAACATTCAAAAGGCCTTTCTTTACGTGAATCAGCTATAACAGAGCTGCCATCATCAATTAGGTTGGACTTGAGCAATTGTGAGAACCTTGAGACTCTTCTAAACAGCATTGGTATGACGTATGTTAGTCATCTTGTTGTTCGTAACTGTCCAAAGCTCCACAAATTGCCCGACAGTCTGAGAAGCATGCAGTTAAAACAACTAGATGTAAGTTGTTGCAATCTGATGGCAGGAGCAATCCCCGATGATTTATGGTGCTTGTTCTCATTGGTAGAGTTAAATGTGAGTGGAAACAATATTGATTGCATACCTGGTGGCATCATTCGTCTTTCTCGGTTGCATACCCTTATCATGAATCACTGCTTGATGCTTAAAGAAATTCCAGAGCTTCCATCAAGTCTAAGACGGATAGAAGCATATGGTTGTCCACTCCTGGAAACTTTATCAAGTGATGCAAAGCATCCACTCTGGTCCTCTCTTCCCAACTGCTTAAAATCACACATTCAG GACATAGACCTCCCAAAGAAGTCAGACTGGATGCGCAACCGTGTACATGTTATTATTCCAGGAAGTAGAGGAATACCAGAGTGGATAAGTCATAAGAGTATGAGAGATGAAATAACAATAGATCTCCCAAAGAATTGGTATGAAGATAACAACTTCTTGGGATTTGCTTTATTCTCTCATTATCCTCCAGTTGATGATGATCGTGTTTCATCTGATGGTCTTCGATTGTTGATATCCGATGGTGATCAATTTGGACACGTGGAGACGATAAATTTTATTCCGTATTGGAGTCTAGACATGAATAGCCTCAGATTGCCATTTGCAGATCCAGCATTGATGGTGGTCTATTTCCCTCAGATTGCCATTTCAAGTGAGTATCGATCCAATAGGTGGAACAAGTTTAAGACTAGATTTTCGGCCCTTCCCTTTCCGTATCGGGTCTATAATGCAGCTTTCAAAGTGAAAAGTTGTGGGATCCATCTCATATATGACCATGGCCAAGATCACCCTCAACAGAGCCTTCAACTATTCAATGTCAAAAGAAGCCATGATGATACAGAGGATCACCCACATGTCTAG
- the LOC100245777 gene encoding disease resistance protein RPV1 isoform X4 — protein sequence MASTSAQMASDSSPFDLRWTHDVFLSFRGEDTRYDFTDHLYNALVGKGIITFRDEKLKRGEKIAPKLLNAIEKSRSSIVVFSKTYADSRWCLDELAKIIECSRKYRQIVFPIFYHVDPSDVRKQTGRFGEAFTKYEENWKNKVQSWREALTEAGNLSGWHVNEGLRMHGLIEKMCKKIVREQHGKDTSKWSRLWNPDDIYYAFVSEEGMENVETISLDLSRSKEKWFNTKIVAQMKKVFPKMKNLRLLKVYYSLGDAHEMSLPKDFEFPPNLNYLHWEDLVSSLLKVYYSLGDAHEMSLPKDFEFPPNLNYLHWEGLVSLPSNFHGEKLVAINLKSSNIKELLKGEKCLAELKFIDLSNSQQLIKIPKFSRMPKLEKLNLEGCVSFSRLHSSIGTFSEMNFLTELNFSESGIRELPISIGSLTSLETLNLSKCSKFEKFPDIFFVNMRHLKMLRLSRSGIKELPTSIQCLEALESLWLSGCSNFEKFPEIQKNMENLRILDLDDTLIKELSCLIGHVPRLGSLNLGKCKNLRSVPTSILQLESLRVCSLSHCSNLEIFPEIMEDMEHSKGLSLRESAITELPSSIRLDLSNCENLETLLNSIGMTYVSHLVVRNCPKLHKLPDSLRSMQLKQLDVSCCNLMAGAIPDDLWCLFSLVELNVSGNNIDCIPGGIIRLSRLHTLIMNHCLMLKEIPELPSSLRRIEAYGCPLLETLSSDAKHPLWSSLPNCLKSHIQDIDLPKKSDWMRNRVHVIIPGSRGIPEWISHKSMRDEITIDLPKNWYEDNNFLGFALFSHYPPVDDDRVSSDGLRLLISDGDQFGHVETINFIPYWSLDMNSLRLPFADPALMVVYFPQIAISSEYRSNRWNKFKTRFSALPFPYRVYNAAFKVKSCGIHLIYDHGQDHPQQSLQLFNVKRSHDDTEDHPHV from the exons ATGGCTTCCACAAGCGCTCAAATGGCATCTGATTCTTCTCCTTTCGACCTTAGATGGACTCATGACGTGTTCTTGAGTTTTAGAGGGGAAGACACCCGTTACGATTTCACTGATCACTTATATAATGCTTTGGTTGGAAAAGGCATTATAACTTTCAGAGATGAGAAACTTaagagaggagaaaaaattGCGCCAAAGCTTCTAAATGCTATTGAAAAATCAAGATCTTCCATTGTTGTTTTCTCAAAAACTTATGCTGATTCAAGATGGTGCCTAGACGAGCTTGCAAAGATCATCGAGTGCAGCCGGAAATATAGGCAAATAGTATTCCCAATTTTCTACCATGTGGATCCATCGGATGTACGTAAACAAACAGGGAGGTTTGGAGAAGCATTCACCAAGTATGAAGAAAATTGGAAGAACAAGGTACAAAGTTGGAGGGAGGCCTTGACTGAAGCAGGCAATCTTTCTGGATGGCATGTAAACGAGGG GCTACGTATGCATGGTTTGATCGAGAAAATGTGCAAGAAAATTGTTCGAGAACAACATGGCAAAGACACTAGCAAATGGAGCAGATTATGGAATCCGGATGATATCTATTATGCGTTTGTAAGTGAAGAG GGGATGGAAAATGTTGAAACCATTTCTCTAGACCTGTctagatcaaaagaaaaatggttCAACACAAAAATAGTTGCTCAGATGAAGAAAGTGTTTCCCAAGATGAAGAACCTTAGATTGCTCAAAGTCTATTATAGTCTTGGTGATGCGCATGAAATGTCTCTTCCTAAAGACTTTGAATTTCCTCCTAATTTAAACTATCTTCATTGGGAAGATTTAGTGTCTTCATTGCTCAAAGTCTATTATAGTCTTGGTGATGCGCATGAAATGTCTCTTCCTAAAGACTTTGAATTTCCTCCTAATTTAAACTATCTTCATTGGGAAGGTTTAGTGTCTTTGCCTTCAAATTTTCATGGAGAGAAGCTTGTTGCAATCAACTTGAAGTCTAGCAACATAAAAGAACTTTTGAAAGGGGAGAAG TGTCTTGCAGAATTGAAGTTCATTGATCTAAGTAACTCACAACAGCTCATCAAAATACCGAAATTCTCAAGGATGCCAAAATTGGAGAAACTTAATCTTGAAGGTTGTGTAAGCTTCAGCAGACTTCATTCATCTATTGGTACATTTTCTGAGATGAATTTTTTGACAGAGCTTAATTTTAGTGAGAGTGGAATTAGAGAACTCCCAATCAGCATTGGGTCCTTGACATCTCTTGAAACTCTTAATCTCTCAAAGTGTTCAAAGTTTGAGAAATTCCCTGATATTTTCTTTGTGAATATGAGACATTTAAAGATGCTTCGGTTATCTCGTAGTGGTATTAAAGAACTCCCAACTAGCATTCAGTGCTTAGAGGCTCTTGAAAGTCTGTGGCTCAGTGGTTGCTCAAATTTTGAGAAGTTCCCTGAGATCCAAAAGAATATGGAAAATCTGCGTATTCTTGATCTAGATGATACTCTTATTAAAGAATTATCTTGCTTGATAGGTCATGTTCCCCGACTTGGATCCTTAAATTTGGGTAAATGCAAAAACTTGAGGAGTGTTCCAACCAGCATTTTACAGTTGGAATCCCTGCGCGTCTGCTCTCTCAGTCATTGTTCAAATCTAGAGATTTTTCCGGAGATCATGGAGGATATGGAACATTCAAAAGGCCTTTCTTTACGTGAATCAGCTATAACAGAGCTGCCATCATCAATTAGGTTGGACTTGAGCAATTGTGAGAACCTTGAGACTCTTCTAAACAGCATTGGTATGACGTATGTTAGTCATCTTGTTGTTCGTAACTGTCCAAAGCTCCACAAATTGCCCGACAGTCTGAGAAGCATGCAGTTAAAACAACTAGATGTAAGTTGTTGCAATCTGATGGCAGGAGCAATCCCCGATGATTTATGGTGCTTGTTCTCATTGGTAGAGTTAAATGTGAGTGGAAACAATATTGATTGCATACCTGGTGGCATCATTCGTCTTTCTCGGTTGCATACCCTTATCATGAATCACTGCTTGATGCTTAAAGAAATTCCAGAGCTTCCATCAAGTCTAAGACGGATAGAAGCATATGGTTGTCCACTCCTGGAAACTTTATCAAGTGATGCAAAGCATCCACTCTGGTCCTCTCTTCCCAACTGCTTAAAATCACACATTCAG GACATAGACCTCCCAAAGAAGTCAGACTGGATGCGCAACCGTGTACATGTTATTATTCCAGGAAGTAGAGGAATACCAGAGTGGATAAGTCATAAGAGTATGAGAGATGAAATAACAATAGATCTCCCAAAGAATTGGTATGAAGATAACAACTTCTTGGGATTTGCTTTATTCTCTCATTATCCTCCAGTTGATGATGATCGTGTTTCATCTGATGGTCTTCGATTGTTGATATCCGATGGTGATCAATTTGGACACGTGGAGACGATAAATTTTATTCCGTATTGGAGTCTAGACATGAATAGCCTCAGATTGCCATTTGCAGATCCAGCATTGATGGTGGTCTATTTCCCTCAGATTGCCATTTCAAGTGAGTATCGATCCAATAGGTGGAACAAGTTTAAGACTAGATTTTCGGCCCTTCCCTTTCCGTATCGGGTCTATAATGCAGCTTTCAAAGTGAAAAGTTGTGGGATCCATCTCATATATGACCATGGCCAAGATCACCCTCAACAGAGCCTTCAACTATTCAATGTCAAAAGAAGCCATGATGATACAGAGGATCACCCACATGTCTAG